The Thermoleophilaceae bacterium DNA segment GATGACCACGCCTGCGCCATCTCCACCCCTGCCACACCGCCGCCGAGCACGAGCAGCCGGCCGGGCACGGCCTTCGCGGTGGTCATCTCGATGTTGGTCCACGGCTCCGCCTCGCGCAGCCCCGGGATCGGGGGCACGGACGCGCCGCTTCCCGTGGCGATGACCACGGCGCGGCGCGCCAGGAGCTCGTCGTCACCCACCGCCACCCGGCGCTCGCCCACGAGCCGGCCGTGCCCCCGGACCGCGCTTATGCCGCGCTCCTCCAGCCACGGAAGCTGGCCCGAGTCGTCGAGGTCGTGCACGACCTCGTCGCGGCGGGCCAGCACGGCGCCGGCGTCGATCTGCCCGCTGACCGCCTCCGCAGCCCCGGGGATGCGGCGCACCTCGGCGAGCGCCTCCGCTGGGCGCAGCAGCGCCTTGGACGGCATGCAGGCGTAGTAGGAGCACTCCCCGCCGATCAGGTGGCGCTCCACCAGCGCCACCTCCAGGCCCGCCTCGCCAAGCCGTCCTGCACAGACCTCGCCGGCGGGGCCGCCGCCGATGACCACGACGTCGACCTCGCGCTCGCTCATACCGGCTCGGCTGTGCGCAGCGAGCGGCGGATGCGGACGTCCCCGATGAGCGAGCCGGGGGGGCCGAGCGTGACCACGACCAGCGCGGGAAACCACCAGCTCCAGGCGCCGACGGCGGCGCCGCGCGCGCACAGCCCGACCAGGCCGAGGAAGCCCACGCCGTGGATCGGGCCCAGGACGTCCACCACCCCTTCCGAGTGGGACAGCGCCGCGATGACCAGCGGCACGAGCAGGAAGGCGTCGGCGATGGCCAGGATGCGGATGGCGTCGAGGCGGCGGCGGATGGCGGCTGGGGTCCCGGGCACGGCGGCTGATCTTAGACGGCCTCTTCAGGCGACCCCGGACCCGGGCCGGACGGCCGCCTACTCGTGCGGCGGAGGACTCTCGCTGAGCTCCGCGTCGCGCTCGGCCTGACGGTCGGGCGCCTCGGTGGACTCGACCGTGTCCGCCTCGCCGTAGGCGGCGCCGCTGCTGCCGCTCTCCGGCTCGTCGGGCATGGCGTCGCCCGCGGGCTCCGCGCCGCCGTCGCCGTGTGAGGCGTTCTCCTCGAGCGCGGCTTCGGCTTCCTCGAAGCCCTCCGCCTCTCCCCCGCCCGCCTCGGCGACGGGCTGGTCGGCCGGGTCCCCGCCCTGGTCCGGGTTCTCGCCGCCGATCGAGCCGGCCTCCTCGGCTGCCCGCTCGGCCTCGCGGCGGGCGCTGGTGTCGTCGTGTCGTTCCATGGCCAAGCCCCTGCCCGGGCGGGCATCCCCGGAAACGCCTAGGGCGTGGCTGGCTCGCGCCCTGCGTCGCCGTCCGGCTTGGCCACGAGGTCGTCCTCGCCGGCGCCGGGGACGGGGAAGCGCGTTCCGTCATAGAGCGACGGCGGTTGCACGAAGCACGGCGGCAGCCCGGGCCTGGGGGCCGGCTGCTCGCCACCGGCGGGCTTGCAGTCGAACGCCTCGTACATGCCGAGCGCGCGGGCGCGCTTGACGTAGTTCGGAGACGGGTAGGCGTTCCCGCGCTCGATGGGCTGGCGGGTGCGCTGCAGCGCAAGCCCGCTGGAGTTGAGGATCCCGATCTGGCGCAGGTAGTGACGCGGGCCCTCCCCCTCCGGCGTGGGCAGCGTGGCGTTGAGGGTGTTGCCACCGCGGGAGATGAAGTCCGAGACCTGCTCCTGCTGGAAGTTGAGCAGCGCGATTATCGGGTTGAGCTGCTGCAGGTACGGATGCAGGGAGCCGAGCACCGGCGAGGCGCCGCGCAGGAAGTCCGCGGCGCGTGGCAGCGTGCCCGGGGCCTCGTCGATCACCGGGTCGAGGTTGCGGAAGAGTCCCTCGAGGTCGGGCGCGAGGCGGCCGACGTCGCGCAGCGTGGGCGCCAGGTCGGTGGCCACCGGCTGCAGGTCCTCCACCAGGGGCTGCGTGTCCACGGAGAAGCGCTCGAGGCGCGCCACGGTGATGCGCGTCTCGTCGAGGAAGGTGGGCAGGATGTCGATCGTCTGGGCCAGCGCCTCGTTTCGTGAGGCCAGCGCCCCGAACGTGTTGTCCGCGTTGACGATCAGCTCTTGGAACTGCCCGCGCCGCTCGTTGATGGCCCCGAGCGCGATGCCCGTGTTCTTGACGAGCCGGCGCAGCGCCGGCTCCTCCTCGTCGAGCACCTCGAGCACGTCGGCGCCGGTGGCCACGAAGCGCGGCAGGTTGCCGAAGGCGTCGCTGAGGTCCTCCCCCCTCCCCTTGTCGATGGCCGTGGCCAGCTCGCGGACCCAGCCCTGGAGGTTCGAGCGGGTGTCCTCGTCGAAGGCGCTGATGACCTCGTCGATCTCGACCGACTCCTCCACTCGGGCGTCCTCCAGCGTGTGGCCGTCGTGGAGCGGCTCGGCATCGCGTGGCCCGGCGCTGAGCTCGACGTAGGTCTGGCCCAGCAGCGACTTGGGCCGCAGGATGGCCCGTGCCTCGGAGCCGATCGGCGCGTACGCCTCGTCGAGCTCGATCTCGGCGATCGTGCCCCCGCCCTCGGCCAGCGAGGTCTTCTTGACCTTGCCCACGTTGAGCCCCGCCATGCGGACGTCGGCCTCCTGCACGAGCAGCGTGGCCTCGTCGAAGCGCACGTTGAAGCGGTAGCCCTCCGGCCGCAGCGGCGACGGCCCGCCGAACGAGACCCACAGGAACAGCAGCAGCCCGAAGCACGACAGCGTGAACGCCACCATTGCGGCGAGCTTTGCGGTGGTCGGTGTCTGCTTCTGCATGGCTAGGGGCACAGCCCCGGGTCGGAGAGCACGTCGCCCAGGCCGAGGATCTCCTCGACGATGGCCGCACCGCCGGGCTCCTGCACGAGCCCGAGGTAGGTCGAGCAGCTGGCCAGCGGCACGAAGCGCCGCAGCGGGCCCTGGGCGTCGCCTGTGGCGAACAGGGAGTTGGAGTTCTTCGCCACCCAGGCGAGCCAGTACAGGAGGCCCTCCTCGCGGGCGGTGTCGGCCGCGAGGTCGCCCGAGAGCTGTTCGGCGCCGCCCGGGTTGAAGGCGGCGATGTTGAAGAAGCGGTTGAGCTCGTAGAAGCTCTCGCGCAGATCGGGGCTGGCCTCGCCGAGATCCTCGGCGGCGGGCCGGAGGTCGTCGATGTAGGGACGCGCGTCGCGCACGAACGGCCGGATGCGCTCGCGGAGCACGGGCTCGATCTCCTCGCCGAGCGGGCGCAGCTCGGAGTTGGCCGCGTCGAGCTCGCGCACCGCGGGGCGCAGCGCCTCGAACGCCGGGCCCGCGACGTCACCGAGCTCACGCACCCGCCGGAGCGTGGCCTCGGTCTGGGCGAGCGCGGACGGCAGCCGCTCGACGGCCTGCGAGATCTCGGCGTCCTGCAGCGCCAGCTTGTCGAAGACCTCGCTCGACGCGGACACCAGCTCCACGAGGCGGCGGTCCTCACGTCCGAGTCGCTCGATCGTCGAGCCGTAGTTGTTGATGAGCCGCGCCAGGTTCTCGCGCCGCGTGGCCACCAGCCGGTTCAGCCGCGAGAGGTCGCGGTGCAGCGGGCCGAGCCGGCGGAACACCTCGCGCAGGTCGCCGCCGCGGTCCTCCAGGCCCTTCCCCGCGCCGTTGATCAGCAGCTTGAGGTAGTCGCGGGTGTCGCGGTCCAGTGCCGAGAGGATCTCGTCCGGGTTGACGTCGGTGGACGTGTTCGCGGCGGCGATCACGCCGTCCTCCTCGACGGCCGGCGCCCCCGGGCTGCCGGGATCGAGCGCGAGGAACATGTCCTTCAGGCCGGTGCGCGGGCGCAGCAGCGCTGTGGCGTCCCTGCGCACGAGCTCGGAGTAGCGCTCCTCGAGATCGAGCCGCACGCGAGCCTTGCCCTCGTGCAGCTCCACGGTTCCGATCGAGCCCACTTCCATGCCTGACACCCGGACGGTCTGTCCCTGCCCGGGCGTGACCGCCTGCGCGTTCTGCAGCTCGACCCAGACGACGAACGGCTTCTCCTCCAGGATCGGGAAGCGCAGCCGCTGGTTGGCGAGCAGGTATCCGCCCACGCCTATCCCCACGGCGAACATCGCGAGCAGGGCGACGAAGTCGCGCGTGTGCTTGCGGATGGCGGTCCTCATCGGCGCTCCCTCCAGCGCCCATCCCGCGTGCGTACGAGTCCGAGCAGGTCGGACTGGAGCTCGATCCCCTCCTCGGAGAACTGCAGGGGGTCGATCGAGGGCAGGCCGCGCAGGACCGAGTCGAGGTGGGTCGTGATCTCCTCGAGCTGCTCCGCTCCGAGCTCGGCCCGGCGGCGGTCCGAGGCGGTCCGCTGCGGCTGTGCCTGAACCTGCTGGTCACCCGCGGCGGCCGGTGCGCTCAGGTCCGGGGGCTCCTGGGTCTCGCACGGCACGTTCGGCCGGAACACCGGGGCCTGCGGGGGCCGCGGCGGCCGGACGCCGAGCAGCGGCAGGCCGACCTGCCCGTAGAGGCGCTCGCCGAGCTCGCCGGTGGAGACCACGGTGGTGGCGCCGCTGGTGGCGAGCGTGCGGAAGTACGGGGTGTTGGCGTCGGCCAGCCTGCTCTCGCCGGACAGCCCGACGAACGCCCGCGGCGACTCCTCGAAGAAGGCCTCGCCCGAGTGCTCCGGGAAGGCGGGGTCGGGAACGGGCGTGGTGGAGAACGGCAGCAGCACGCGGTTCTGGCAGCGGGCCAGCGCGCGGGTCTGCTCGAAGCTGCGCGCCGAGCGCTCGTTGAGGCGCACGAGGGCGGGCACGGTCTCGCGCAGGTCCTCGGCGAGGCCGCCGGCCTCGCCGGGCGACACCAGCCTGCGCGCCTGCGTGATGAAGGGGATCTGGGCGTCGAGCGTGGCCCGCGAGGAGCGCGCCCCCGGCAGGGCGTCGCGGGCGAAGGCGCGTATGGAGGGCAGCGCGGTGTTGAGCGACTGCAGCGCCGGACGGCCCTCGCGCAGCACGTCGCGCAGCTCCGGGATGGCCGCGCGCAGGTTGTCCTCCTGCTCGGCGAAGGAGGCCACGGTGGCGTTGAGGTCGGTGACCAGGTCCATCAGGGCCCGCTCGTCCCGCGACAGCGCGCCGAACACGCGCGCCTGGCCGTCGAGCACGCGCGTGAGGTCGTGCTCCTCCTCGCCGAGCGTGGCCTGGCTCACCAGCGCGGTGTTGCGGTAGGCGGACTCCCAGTGGCGGATGGCCTGGTTGAACCCGCGGGCGCCGGACCCGCGGTAGCCGTCCGAGAGCTCCCGCAGAAGCGATTGGAGGTCCTCGCGGGTGTCCGACTGGAGCGCGCTGAGCACCTGGCCGAACTGGACCGGGAAGGCGGTCTGGTTGGGCGGGATCGTGTGCCCCGAGTCCACCTCCCGGGCGGGGGGAGAGCCGGGGTGCAGCTCCACGAAGTAGTTGCCCTCGAGGAACAGGCGCGAGCGGACCTTGAGCTCGGCGTCGCGCTTGATGGGCAGCGCCTCGTCGTCGAGCTCCATCGTGACCCGCGCCATCCCGGAGCCGTCGCCGAGCGACTCGACACGCGTGACCTTGCCCACATCGATCCCGGCGATGCGCACGGGCGAGCGGACGGCGAGGTTGTTGGCCGACTCGAACACGGCCTTGAGCTCGTAGGGCTGGGCGAACGGGTTGGACTTCGTGAACGCGAAGTAGGTCCCGAACACCACGAGCACGAGGCCGATCAGCCCGATGCCGAACGGTGTGGCGCGCCGCCGGCTCACGGCACGTCCTCGATCCCGTCGATGCCCAGCTCACGCGCCTTGTAGGTGCCGCCGTAGCGGATGCCCGGGAGATCGGTGCTCCGCACGACGTGGCTGCCGCCGCCCTCGGCGGGGTTGGTCGAGGGGCCGTAGCGGCTGTCGGGGACGTTCGGGCCCGACGTGTACCCCGTCTGGCCCACCTGGCAGTCGGCCTTGCCCTGGGCGTCGACCGCGGGCGTGTACGCGCCGGCGTGGAGCGCCACGAGCTGGTCCCCCAGCGGGTCGCGCGAGTCGATCGGCTGATCCGACGGGATGTCCGCGGGGCGGTCGGCGTCGTGGGTGGAGATGCGGTTGTCCTGGGTGCGGTTGTCGGAGCCCAGCGAGCTGCGCTGGAGCGTGCCGCCCGGCACCGGCTCGGACACGTGCTCGCCGATGGCGTTCCAGTAGTAGTTCCAGTAGTTGCAGACCGTCTGGAACGGCGCGACCCACTCCACGAGCGGTGTGGCCACGTCGAGCAGGTCGTGCAGGTCCTGCAGGCCGAGCAGGGTGGTGGGCTCCGAGGCCAGATCGTCCAGCGCGGCGAAGACGTTCTGCGTCTCCCTGTACAGCGCCGGGGCGCGCGCGAGCACCGGGGCGCCCGTCTCGAGCGCGTCCGTGGTGGGCGGCAGCGAGCGCGTCATCTCCAGCGCCACGGGCTCGAGCCGCCGCATGAGCTCCTCGGTCTCGGCGAGGAACGGGCGCTGCACCGGGAAGCTCCGGATGGCCTGCTCCAGCGTCGGCGCCCCGCGCTCGATCGTGCCGCGCAGGCGCTCGGGATGGCGGCTCAGCGCCTCGAACGTGGTGGCCATGTTCACGAACAGGGACGCGTACGTGCGCGCGACGGGGGCGATCTGCCCGGAGAAGCGCTCGCTCTGACGGAAGAGCTCGCCGAGGTCGTTGTCCGGGTCCGACAGCGTGCGCATCACCGGCTCGAGGTGGGTGACGAACGGGACGAGGCTCTGGATCGCGAGGTTGATCGACTGGCCGCGCCCGGCGAACGCGTTGCCGAAGCCCTGCAGGGTCGTGCGCTGGTTGCCCCGGAACTCGGCGTCGTTGAGCCCGAAGAACTCGTCGAGCTCGGTGGGCTTGACCGCGTTCTCCAGCGGGATGGTGGCCCCGGCTGCCAGCGCCCGCGCGCTGGTGCCCGGGGTGAGCTCGATGTACTTCAGTCCCAGCGCCGAGCGCGGGCGGACCGTGATGCCGGTGTCCACGGCCAGCGGCTCCACCTTCTTGTCGAGCTTCATGTGCACGACCGCGATCGAGCGCTGGGCGCCGCGGGGGCTCACGGCCGGGCGGATCTGCTCGATCACGCCGACGCGGAAGCCGCCCATGCGGACCTCGTTGCCCTCGATCAGGTTCGCACCGCCCGGGAGCTCGGCCCTGAGGTCGTAGCTCGGCACGAACGGGAGTCCGCGGTTGGCCTGGACGGCGAGCAGCACCGCCACGCACGCGACGAGCAGGGTGATGGCCCCGACGAGGACGGGGCTGGCGACGACGGAGCGGGCGGGGCGCCGGGTCATGGTGTCAGGAGGTAGTCGAGGAGCTGACCGTCGGCGCCGCCTGAGCCCGGTGCCTGACGGGCGTCGCCGGGCGGGTCGCCGCCGTCGCGCGAGAGCAGCCCGCCGAGGCGGTCGACGAGCTCCTGCACGGCCCGCGGGAGGACGATCTGCGGCCGCGAACGGTCGGGCTGGCCGGGCAGCGGCTCCGTGGCACGCACGGCGGGGCCGTCCGCCGCGGGCCCTGGGGCGTCCTCCGAGCGCCTCGCCGTGCGCTCCAGCGCGGCGGCCTCCCCGGCGCCGGCCGTGGGATCCGGATCCGTGACGCCGGGCTGGAACGGGCCGAGCCAGGAGGCGCAGCTGTCGATCAGCTCCTGGTCCGGGCGGGCGGTGTAGCGCAGGCACGACCCGCCGGCCAGCAGGCCCACCCGCAGGAGGTGGCCGAGCTCGTCGAACGCGTTGATGCCCAGCGTCTGCCAGTAGATGTAGTTGAAGAGGTTCTCCATCCCGGTGTAGCCCTGGCCGTCCCGGTATGCGGTCTTGTCGGGCGCCGGCGGGGCCCGGAGGCCGGCCTCCGGGTCGTCCTCGTACGAGCGCCGGCGGTCGTCGATGGCCTGGAGGAACTGGCGCAGCGGCTTGCCGAGGCGGGGTGCGTCCTCGGCGAGCGCCCGCAGCTCGGCGATCTCCTCACCCGACTCGGCGATCGCCCCCCGCCCGGTGACCGCCGCCTCTCCCAGCGAGCTCAGCGAGGCACGGGAGGAGCGCGCGAAGGGCTGGACGGCGACGAAGAAGCGCTGCAGGTCGGGCGCCGCCCGGCGCAGCCGCTGCAGCGTCGGGATCTGGCGCGAGGCGGTGCGCTCGAGCTGGGCCATGGTGGGCTCGAGCTCGGCGAGGAAGCGCGGGAGCCGGTTCCAGTAGCGCCCCAGCTCCTCGCTGCGCGAGGCCTGGATGCCGGCGGTGTCGGACGACTCCTGCGCCCAGCGCGCGAGGTCCTCGCGGAAGGGCTCGACCTCGGCGCTCACCTGGTCCGCGTTCTCGATGAAGTCGCGGATGATGCGGTTGTGGTCGGCGAGGATCTCGAACGTCTCGCTGGTCTCGCGCAGCGCGGGGTGGGCGCGGCGCACCACCTCGTTCAGCTCCTGCGGCCGGCCGGCCAGGCCCGTGCCGAGCTCCGACAGGATCAGCCGGAAGCGCTCCCGGTAGGGGCGCCGCATGACGTTCTGGATCAGGTCGAGCGGGATCGTCGAGGAGGTCTGCTCCACCGGCACCCGCCCGCCGTCGGGCAGCTCACTCGGCTCCTCGCCGATGTCACAGTCCACGAAGTACTCGCCGATCAGCGACTGCTGCCGGACGTCGCATTCGGCATCGGTGCGGAACGAGGCGAACCCCGGCTCGTCCACGACCACCTCGGCCACCACGCGATACGGCGGCTTCTCCTCGAGCTGGAAGCCGGTCGTCTCGCCCGCGATCACGCCCCCGATCTTGAGGTCGCCGCCCTCCACGAGCCCGAAGGCGTTGTCGAACACGATCTCGTAGCGCTTACCCGACTCCTCGTCGCCTGCCGCGCCCGTGAACAGCGCGATCGCGGCCGTGCCGGCGGCCAGGAGGAGCATGGAGAAGAGCCGGCGCATCATTCGATCGGCCCCGTGGCCCGGTGGGACTCCACGCAGTCCAGCTCCCGCTGCTGCTCCTCGCTGAACACGTTCGAGCCGTCGTCGGCGGCCTCCTCCGCGCCGCCCGGGCAGCGCTTGAGCTGGCCGGTGCGGGCGATCGAGCTGAAGACCTCGCCGCGATCGACGAGCGGGATGAAGTTCAGCGTGTTGTCGTTCACGCTGAACGCGTTGAAGAACGTCTGCGCGCGCGAGAAGCTGCCGAGCGCGTCGTAGGCGCCGGTGTGGGAGAAGTCGTCCATCCAGCCGAGGAAGTCGGTGGTGTAGGGACGGCCGTGGGCAACGACGGGCGCGCTGTCGGTGAGCGCCTCGGCCAGCTCAGGGAAGGCGCCGCGCGTCTCCCCCACCGCCGCGGGACCCGTGCCGAAGTCGACCTCCCGGTCCGCCGTCTCGAGCGCGATGTCGGCCAGCGGCGGATAGGTGCGCTGGAGCTCGAGCAGGTCGTTGCCGGCGCGTGGGGTGCGCAGCAGCGCCCGCAGGTCCCGCACGGTGGGCCGCGCCTCGCGGGCGAAGGGCCGCAGCTGCCGGAGATACGGCTGCAAGCGCTGGGCCACGGGCTTGGACGCGGCCACGAACGGATCCAGCTCGTCGAGCGTCCCGCGCAGGTTGACGTACGTCGTGTTGGCCGTGCGCATGAAGCCGGGGAAGCGCTGGATGGCCTCCGCGAGCGCGACACGCTCGGTGCCGAGCGCGCGCGTGGTGGCGTTGAGGTTGCCGATCAGCGCCGCCAGGTCGTCACGGCGGGCGGCGAGTGACGTCACGAGGCGCGAGGAGTCCACGAGGAAGCGCTCGAGCACCGGCGGGTCGTGGCGCAGCTCCTCGAACAGGCGGCTGGAGGCCGCGAGCTGCGGGTTGAGGTACAGCAGCCCGCGGTTGGCCTGCTCACCGCGGCCGGTGTAGGCCCGGTTGAGCCCCTCGTAGAAGCCCTGAAGGTCCTCCCGGGTCTCGGGGTCGAGGGTGTTGAAGAGCTGGTCGAGCTCGACGTTGGCCGCGGTGCGGTCGGCCGTGAGCACGCCGCCCTCCGGGATGTCGCCGCCGGCCTCGTCCTCGCCGGGGAGGAACAGCTCCACATAGCGGTTGGACGTGGACGAGAGCGAGCCGGTCCGGATGACCGCGCGGGTGCCCACTCGCAGCGGCGCATACTCGTCGCGGATCGAGAGGTCGACCTCGGCCTCACCGTCCGGCGTGATGCGGAAGCCGGTGACCTCGCCCGCCTGGGTGCCGCCGATCTCGACGAAGTTGCCCTGCACGAGCTGCCCGGCATTGAGGAAGCGGGCCTTGATCTCGTACCCGCCGCCTCCTGCTCCGAACAGGATGACGGCCACGAACGCGATCGCCAGGCCGACGGCGATCAGCGCAGCGGTGCGGGCCAGCGGGCTGCCGCTGTCCCCATCCCGGTCACTGCTGGCGTCACCCCTGCCGGTCACGGCACAGCGAGACTACCCGCTGGATGCCGGCGCGGGCTGCACCATTTCGCCCGGCCGCGGGGCCACCCGCGCCCGCAGCACGACGGCCGTGCCCACCACGAGCGCGCCGGCCAGCGTCAGCAGGCCCGCGTCGAGGGATCCGGTGGCGTCCTTCAGGATCCCCACCACCACCGGCCCGAACAGCCCGCCGGTGACGCCGATGGTGTTCACGAGCGCGATGCCGCCCGCCGCGGCGCGCCCGCTGAGCATGCCCGTCGGCAATGTCCAGAACGCGGGGATCACGCCGAGCAGGCCGAAGGTGGCGATCACCGCCCCGAGCATGGCCGGCACGGGCGGCAGCACCACCAGGAGCACGGTGCCGATCGCGCCGAGCGCCAGCCCGGCGGCCACCGGCCGGCGGCGGTCGGCGGCGCGATCGGCGGCCCGGCCGAGCACGTACAACCCGGCCGTGCCGAAGGCGAACGGGATGGTGGCCACCAGCCCCAGCTCGATCGGGCGCAGCTCGCCGACGCGCTCGATGATGTCCGCCAGCCAGAAGATCAGCCCGTAGCCCGCGAAGTTCGAGCAGAAGTACACGGCCCCCAACCGCAGCACCCGCCGGTCGGTGAGCGCTGCGCGCAGATCGAGCCCCTCAAGCGCCTCGCGCGCCGACGACTCCTCCGCGAGCTGCCGCTCGAGGGCGGCCGTCTCCGCCGGGTCGAGCCAGTCCGCCTCGCGCGGCGTATCCGGCAGCGCGCGCAGGACGTACAGGCCGATGAGCACCGCCGGAGTCCCCTGCCCGATGAACAGCCACTGCCAGCCCGTGAGCCCCAGCACGCCGTCCAGCTCCAGCAGCCCGCCGGAGAAGGGCCCGCCGAGCACGGCGGCGATCGCCACGCCGGTCATGAAGTAGCCGGTGGCCCGGGCGCGGTCGGAGTCCGGGAACCAGCACAGCAGGAAGTAGATGACCCCCGGGAAGAAGCCCGCTTCGGCGAAGCCCAGCAGCAGCCGGAACACGATCAGGGACGTGCCGTCCCAGGCCAGCGCGGCAGCCGCCGCGAACACGCCCCAGGTGATCATGATCCGCGCGAGCCAGCGGCGCGCGCCCACTCGGTGCAGCACGAGGTTGCTCGGCACCTCGAGCACCAGATAGCCCAGGAAGAAGATGCCCGAAGCCAGCCCGAACATGGTCGCGCTGAGCCCCAGGTCGCGCGTGAGCTCGTCCTCGGCGAAGGTGATGTTCACGCGATCGATGAACGCGATCACGTGCATGCCCACCAGCAACGGCAGCAGTCGCCGCAGCGCCGTGGCCACCGCCGAGTCCAGCGGCGTGCGTGCCTCCTCCACGGCGGCGTAGGCTACCGGCCATGGCCGCCACCGACACCACTCCGATGCTGCCCCTGGTCCCCTCCGGCGAGGAGACGATGCTGCGCGAGACCGTGCGCGCGATCGTGAGCGACTTCGGGCACGAGTACTCCATCGCCAAGACCGAGGCCGGCGAGCCGCCCACCGAGCTGTGGGACGCGCTGGCCAGCCGCGGCTTCCTCGGGGTCAACCTGCCGGAGGAATACGGCGGCGGCGGGCTGGGCATGGCCGCCCTGGCGGCGGTCGGCGAGGAGATCTCGGGGGCGGGCTGCTCGCTGCTGCTCATCGTGGTCTCCCCCGCGATCGCCGGCAGCATCCTGGTGCGCCATGGCACCGAGGAGCAGAAGGACCGCTGGGTGCGCGGCATCGCCGCAGGCACGACGCGGATCGCCTTCGCCATCACCGAGCCCGACGCGGGCTCGAACTCGCACAACATCAGCACGGCGGCGCGCCGTGACGGGGACAAGTGGATCGTGCGCGGCACGAAGACGTACATCTCGGCCGTCGAGCACGCCGACG contains these protein-coding regions:
- a CDS encoding MFS transporter, with amino-acid sequence MEEARTPLDSAVATALRRLLPLLVGMHVIAFIDRVNITFAEDELTRDLGLSATMFGLASGIFFLGYLVLEVPSNLVLHRVGARRWLARIMITWGVFAAAAALAWDGTSLIVFRLLLGFAEAGFFPGVIYFLLCWFPDSDRARATGYFMTGVAIAAVLGGPFSGGLLELDGVLGLTGWQWLFIGQGTPAVLIGLYVLRALPDTPREADWLDPAETAALERQLAEESSAREALEGLDLRAALTDRRVLRLGAVYFCSNFAGYGLIFWLADIIERVGELRPIELGLVATIPFAFGTAGLYVLGRAADRAADRRRPVAAGLALGAIGTVLLVVLPPVPAMLGAVIATFGLLGVIPAFWTLPTGMLSGRAAAGGIALVNTIGVTGGLFGPVVVGILKDATGSLDAGLLTLAGALVVGTAVVLRARVAPRPGEMVQPAPASSG